One stretch of Musicola paradisiaca NCPPB 2511 DNA includes these proteins:
- the rcsC gene encoding two-component system sensor histidine kinase RcsC, which yields MKIVASFQTTLKVSRYMFRVLSMVLWLLGMVISAFYFNKALHERESHLRQIFALNFDQSLGYIHHVNDVAHELKYIATNRLATVPVRRDRLAPVKAPSFAVYPLSQRVDCGSLYEKNAARLQQLTDFFTQWRDDFSSIYDLNRLFFVDNAQQCIVDFGIRNPSLDRDGLLRNVQEHLQDQQTNRLTGRRDDSLFWIIPGPSPDTGYLYSLTPVYVDNQLVTTIGIEQAIRLDDFVLSNDLPLGVKLLDQNNKPLLQLADGVGSNLYPDALDYFGYIDGYNTLIMKKALPPTTLSVVYSLPLESILATLNSQIVNLVLLNLAGAIVLLVLTRLFERRIFLPAERNALQLEENEQFNRKIVASAPVGISILRISDGTNIISNELAHNYLNLLAYEDRTRITKIICEQQSKSLDVVTSRNHHLQISFVHSRYRNENVAICVLLDVSARVRMEESLQEMANAAEQASQSKSMFLATVSHELRTPLYGIIGNLDLLRTKSLSRDANRLVEAMQNSSSLLLKIISDILDFSKIESEQLKIEPGRFAPREVINHIISNYLPLVVKKRLTLYCYIEPSVPVSILGDAVRLQQVLSNLLSNAIKFTDTGCIVLQVQRRHDGYLAFQVRDTGVGIEPRSVMKLFDPFYQAGTGVQRHFQGTGLGLAICEKLVSLMDGDISIESEPGLGSLFGVRIPLYQAQYPQTLVNPELQGKVCWLWIKNSYMERYLQALLSACGMAVRYGEEPAVGAEDVVIFDDSLDVALNPYACIFISGMHTGTAQETGVGQWVHSTAALHDLPLLLQRIYRGAEGLPGEAPVLPSASYERSENGDIRILVVDDHPINRRLLADQLGSLGYQVITANDGLDALDVLSKNPVDIVLTDVNMPNMDGYRFTQRLRDMAQTFPVIGVTANALAEERQRCLQAGMDNCLSKPVTLETLQQSLSYYSNLVRQRKNDSASS from the coding sequence GTGAAAATCGTCGCTTCCTTTCAGACCACCCTAAAAGTTTCACGGTACATGTTCCGTGTACTGTCGATGGTGTTGTGGTTGCTGGGTATGGTGATTTCGGCGTTCTATTTCAACAAGGCGCTGCATGAGCGCGAGTCCCACCTGCGTCAGATTTTCGCGCTGAATTTCGATCAATCGCTTGGCTATATTCACCATGTGAACGATGTCGCCCACGAGTTGAAGTATATAGCGACAAACCGGCTCGCTACGGTTCCGGTTCGTCGGGATCGGCTGGCGCCGGTCAAGGCGCCGTCGTTTGCGGTTTACCCGTTGTCACAACGTGTGGATTGCGGATCTCTGTATGAAAAAAATGCCGCCAGACTGCAACAGTTGACCGATTTTTTTACCCAATGGCGCGATGATTTCTCTTCGATTTACGATCTAAACCGTCTGTTCTTTGTCGACAACGCGCAGCAATGCATTGTGGATTTCGGTATTCGCAACCCGTCGTTGGATCGGGATGGTTTACTGCGGAATGTGCAGGAGCATCTGCAGGATCAGCAGACCAATCGGTTGACCGGCAGGCGTGATGACAGCCTCTTTTGGATAATCCCCGGCCCATCGCCCGACACGGGTTATCTCTATTCGCTGACGCCGGTCTATGTGGATAATCAATTAGTCACGACCATCGGCATTGAACAAGCCATCCGGCTGGATGATTTCGTGCTGAGTAACGATTTGCCGCTGGGCGTCAAGCTGCTCGATCAAAACAATAAGCCGTTGTTACAGCTTGCGGATGGCGTAGGCAGCAACCTCTACCCAGACGCGCTCGATTATTTTGGCTATATCGATGGCTACAACACGCTGATTATGAAAAAGGCGTTGCCGCCAACGACGCTCAGCGTGGTGTATTCATTGCCGCTGGAAAGCATTCTGGCCACGCTGAATTCACAAATCGTGAATCTGGTATTGCTGAATCTGGCCGGCGCCATCGTGCTGTTGGTGCTGACGCGGTTGTTTGAGCGCCGGATTTTCCTGCCGGCCGAGCGGAACGCCCTTCAACTGGAGGAAAATGAGCAGTTTAATCGCAAGATTGTGGCTTCTGCGCCGGTCGGCATCAGCATTTTACGCATCAGCGACGGCACCAACATTATCAGCAATGAACTGGCGCATAACTATCTTAACCTGCTGGCCTATGAAGACCGGACGCGCATCACCAAAATTATTTGCGAGCAGCAATCCAAATCGCTGGACGTAGTGACCAGCCGTAATCATCACTTGCAAATCAGCTTTGTGCATTCCCGCTATCGCAATGAGAACGTAGCGATTTGCGTCTTGCTGGACGTCAGTGCCCGCGTGCGGATGGAGGAGTCGCTGCAGGAGATGGCCAACGCGGCCGAGCAGGCCAGCCAATCCAAGTCTATGTTCCTGGCGACCGTCAGCCACGAATTGCGCACGCCGCTGTATGGCATTATCGGCAACCTCGACCTGCTGCGGACGAAGTCATTGTCACGCGATGCCAATCGGTTGGTTGAGGCGATGCAGAACTCATCGTCGCTGCTGTTAAAAATCATCAGCGACATTCTCGATTTTTCTAAAATTGAATCCGAACAGCTTAAGATTGAGCCCGGCAGATTTGCGCCGCGCGAGGTCATCAACCATATCATTAGCAATTACCTGCCCCTGGTGGTGAAGAAACGGTTGACGCTTTATTGCTATATCGAGCCTTCGGTTCCGGTAAGCATACTGGGCGACGCGGTGCGCCTGCAGCAGGTCTTGTCTAATTTGCTCAGCAATGCCATCAAGTTTACTGATACCGGATGCATTGTGTTACAGGTTCAGCGGCGACATGACGGTTATCTGGCGTTTCAGGTGCGTGATACCGGGGTGGGGATCGAACCTCGTTCGGTGATGAAACTGTTCGATCCTTTCTACCAGGCCGGTACCGGCGTACAGCGCCACTTTCAGGGGACAGGGTTGGGGTTGGCTATCTGCGAGAAACTGGTCAGTCTGATGGATGGCGATATTTCCATCGAATCTGAGCCGGGTCTGGGAAGTCTGTTTGGTGTGCGTATCCCCTTGTATCAGGCGCAATATCCACAAACGCTCGTCAATCCGGAGTTGCAGGGCAAGGTGTGCTGGCTGTGGATAAAAAATAGCTATATGGAGCGTTACCTGCAGGCATTGCTGTCCGCCTGTGGTATGGCGGTACGGTATGGTGAGGAACCGGCGGTCGGTGCGGAAGATGTGGTTATTTTTGATGACTCGCTGGATGTCGCACTGAATCCCTACGCTTGTATTTTTATCAGCGGCATGCACACCGGCACTGCGCAGGAAACCGGCGTCGGCCAGTGGGTACACAGCACGGCCGCTCTCCATGATTTGCCGTTGTTGCTGCAGCGTATTTATCGCGGGGCGGAGGGGCTGCCGGGCGAAGCGCCGGTATTGCCGAGCGCCAGTTACGAGCGTAGCGAAAATGGCGATATCCGGATCCTGGTGGTGGATGACCATCCGATAAACCGGCGATTGCTGGCCGATCAGTTGGGTTCGCTGGGGTATCAGGTTATTACCGCGAATGACGGTCTGGATGCGCTGGATGTCTTAAGCAAAAATCCGGTCGATATTGTGTTGACGGATGTCAACATGCCCAACATGGACGGCTACCGCTTTACCCAACGGCTGAGGGACATGGCGCAGACTTTTCCGGTCATCGGCGTTACCGCCAACGCGCTGGCGGAAGAGCGTCAGCGTTGTCTTCAGGCGGGTATGGATAACTGCCTTTCTAAACCGGTAACGCTGGAGACGTTGCAGCAGTCCTTGTCTTACTACAGTAACCTGGTGAGGCAACGCAAGAACGACAGCGCGTCGTCATGA
- the rcsB gene encoding response regulator transcription factor RcsB: MSTLNVIIADDHPIVLFGIKKSLEQLDWVNVVGEFEDSTSLINNLPKLDASVLITDLSMPGDKYGDGITLIKYIKRHFPHLSIIVLTMNNNPAILSAVLELDIEGIVLKQGAPTDLPKALAALQKGKKFTPESVSKVLEKISASGYGDKRLSPKESEVLRLFAEGFLVTEIAKKLNRSIKTISSQKKSAMTKLGVENDIALLNYLSSVGVSPADADSE, translated from the coding sequence ATGAGCACTTTAAACGTCATTATTGCAGACGACCATCCGATTGTTCTTTTCGGCATCAAGAAATCCCTCGAACAGCTCGACTGGGTGAACGTGGTGGGTGAATTCGAAGACTCGACGTCTCTGATCAACAACTTACCCAAACTGGATGCCAGTGTATTAATTACCGACCTGTCGATGCCCGGCGATAAATACGGCGACGGCATCACGCTGATCAAATACATCAAACGGCACTTCCCGCATCTTTCGATCATCGTGCTCACGATGAACAACAACCCGGCGATCCTCAGCGCCGTGCTGGAACTGGATATCGAAGGGATTGTGCTGAAGCAGGGAGCGCCCACCGACCTGCCAAAAGCGCTCGCCGCATTGCAAAAAGGCAAGAAATTCACACCGGAGAGCGTCAGTAAAGTGCTGGAAAAAATCAGCGCCAGCGGTTACGGCGACAAACGCCTGTCCCCCAAAGAGAGCGAAGTGCTGCGTTTATTTGCCGAAGGTTTTCTGGTGACGGAGATCGCCAAAAAACTCAATCGCAGCATCAAAACCATCAGCAGCCAGAAGAAATCAGCCATGACCAAGCTGGGTGTGGAGAATGACATCGCACTGCTGAACTACCTCTCCTCCGTCGGCGTATCGCCTGCCGACGCCGACAGCGAATAA
- the rcsD gene encoding phosphotransferase RcsD has product MPTVIIRFFALFTLLLVLISGAYSYNYINSTLTEKRNDLVDIAEGMQKRIDTYRFFTDQIYKNLLNEAGSPADDNVNLITLVPNVFYAEKSGHKVDALIFGQHDKSTLGSLHRISQYLDILWGAKTDIYSMYYLNGQDNSLTMVSTQPLKDISSQFRGSYLSNMVEARKAEMLQQANTLDERESFSPLRKLRFYNDYYFTLRTTFNQPGHLATVIAFDLSINDLIPRTLSRENFMLRTQTPPVNVDANAESEIPTDIHRSGSLLEVSAQLMNAPIKIIYVIPLERLIADMVRNNVWMIVLNLALLIVALAGFYAFRRFYTRPREDLSHRMQRQQHMYDEIVNRVPVGVLIYDFDDNRIVVANALAERLYPHLSLKKIATLAEEHQGAIQASVENEMFEVRVFNSQHIPGYCLFLLREQDEEILVAKKLQLAQREYDKNVAARHQLFQHLSQELKQPLSTVHQLAQSLRGTDASAAQQTTIQHLITEAADAVRLMENIALQTRLENQDWKLVQDSFSPLTLIDDLLLELLPRIQQKGLSLFNHYRPDIRQHWRGDSELLRKTLSLLLDYAITNTDYGKITLSCEQSPHSAGPLIISLNDTGANVSGKVSENLRHPYSTDPQSDRYRRNSGLTLFLCNQLCSKLGGQLQINSRPGLGSQYVLTVPMEPDDLPEEEEEKLLEGITLLLDITSDEVRAIVGRMVNHWGAEVVVYDERLVSQDAEITITDSTEKVADDTLLVTGDDTRLVPLGRRRLRTNYNISQLLLDGLLKLIEQQLDTSAEDGQSEEGNDIGFYARQLRHSDYYSLFVETVPEDLKRLYTETRNGDFLSLAQTAHRLKGVFAMLNLHPGKQLCETLEKLIASQDRAQIEDILHQIEGFVAALLQPGSQQYE; this is encoded by the coding sequence ATGCCAACCGTCATCATCCGTTTTTTCGCACTGTTTACCCTACTGCTGGTGCTGATCAGCGGAGCTTACAGTTACAACTACATCAATAGTACGCTGACCGAAAAACGCAACGACCTTGTCGACATCGCGGAAGGCATGCAGAAACGCATTGATACTTACCGCTTTTTTACTGATCAGATTTACAAAAACCTGCTCAACGAAGCCGGTTCCCCAGCGGATGATAACGTCAACCTGATTACGCTGGTGCCAAATGTATTTTATGCAGAGAAAAGCGGCCATAAAGTTGATGCGCTGATTTTCGGCCAGCATGACAAAAGCACGCTCGGCTCGCTGCACCGTATATCGCAGTATCTGGATATCTTGTGGGGCGCAAAAACCGATATCTATTCGATGTACTACCTCAATGGCCAGGACAACAGTCTGACCATGGTTTCCACGCAGCCGCTAAAAGATATTTCGTCCCAATTTCGCGGGAGTTATCTGTCCAATATGGTGGAAGCGCGCAAAGCGGAAATGCTGCAACAGGCCAATACGTTGGATGAACGGGAAAGCTTTTCTCCACTGCGCAAACTGCGTTTTTACAACGACTACTACTTCACGCTGCGTACTACCTTCAATCAGCCTGGGCATCTGGCTACCGTCATCGCGTTCGATCTCTCCATCAACGATTTGATCCCGCGCACTTTGTCGCGGGAAAATTTTATGCTGCGCACGCAGACGCCGCCGGTCAATGTCGACGCCAATGCGGAGAGTGAAATCCCGACGGACATTCATCGTTCCGGGTCGCTGCTGGAAGTGTCGGCGCAGTTGATGAATGCGCCGATCAAAATCATTTATGTCATTCCACTGGAACGGCTGATCGCCGACATGGTACGCAATAATGTCTGGATGATCGTACTGAATCTGGCACTCCTGATCGTCGCGCTGGCGGGATTCTATGCTTTTCGTCGTTTCTACACCCGCCCGCGGGAAGATCTGTCTCACCGGATGCAACGACAGCAACACATGTACGATGAAATCGTCAATCGCGTGCCGGTCGGCGTCTTGATCTACGATTTCGACGACAATCGGATAGTCGTCGCCAATGCCCTGGCGGAACGCCTTTATCCTCATCTGAGTCTGAAAAAAATCGCCACGCTGGCCGAAGAGCATCAGGGCGCTATTCAAGCCTCGGTGGAAAACGAAATGTTCGAAGTGCGCGTCTTCAATAGCCAGCACATTCCCGGTTATTGCCTGTTTCTGCTACGCGAACAGGACGAAGAGATTCTGGTGGCCAAAAAACTGCAGTTGGCACAGCGGGAATACGACAAGAATGTCGCCGCTCGCCACCAGCTATTCCAGCATTTGAGTCAGGAACTCAAACAACCTTTGTCCACCGTACACCAACTGGCGCAGTCGCTACGCGGTACCGATGCATCGGCAGCCCAGCAAACGACGATTCAGCACCTGATCACCGAAGCCGCCGACGCGGTGAGGCTCATGGAAAATATCGCCCTGCAGACCAGATTGGAAAATCAGGATTGGAAGCTGGTGCAAGATTCCTTTTCGCCGCTGACGCTGATTGACGATTTGCTGTTGGAGTTACTGCCGCGTATCCAGCAGAAAGGCTTGTCGTTATTCAACCACTATCGCCCGGATATCCGTCAACACTGGCGCGGAGACAGCGAATTGCTGAGGAAAACGCTGTCGCTGTTGTTGGATTACGCCATCACCAATACCGATTACGGCAAAATCACGTTGTCGTGCGAACAATCCCCCCACTCGGCCGGGCCGCTCATCATCAGCCTCAACGATACCGGCGCCAACGTCTCCGGCAAGGTATCGGAAAACCTGCGGCACCCTTATTCAACCGACCCACAGTCAGACCGTTACCGTCGGAATTCAGGACTAACCTTATTCTTGTGTAATCAGCTATGTAGCAAACTGGGCGGCCAATTGCAGATCAACAGCCGTCCGGGACTGGGTAGTCAATATGTTCTGACGGTGCCAATGGAGCCGGATGATCTGCCAGAGGAAGAAGAAGAAAAATTACTGGAAGGCATCACGCTGTTGCTGGATATCACCTCCGATGAAGTACGCGCTATCGTCGGTCGAATGGTGAATCATTGGGGAGCGGAAGTGGTGGTATACGATGAGCGGCTGGTGAGCCAGGATGCGGAAATCACCATTACCGACAGTACGGAAAAAGTGGCCGACGATACGCTGCTGGTCACTGGCGACGATACCCGGTTGGTGCCGCTTGGACGCCGTCGCCTGCGCACTAATTACAATATCAGCCAGTTATTGCTGGACGGATTGCTGAAGCTTATCGAACAGCAATTGGACACGTCCGCTGAAGATGGGCAATCGGAAGAAGGGAATGATATCGGGTTTTATGCCCGCCAACTCCGCCACAGTGACTACTATTCTCTGTTTGTTGAGACAGTACCGGAGGATTTAAAGAGACTGTATACTGAAACCCGGAATGGCGATTTTTTATCACTTGCACAAACGGCACATCGCCTCAAAGGCGTTTTTGCCATGTTGAATCTTCATCCCGGCAAGCAGTTGTGTGAAACGCTGGAAAAGCTAATCGCCAGCCAGGATCGTGCGCAAATTGAAGATATCCTTCATCAGATAGAAGGGTTTGTCGCTGCGCTGCTGCAGCCTGGCAGCCAACAATATGAGTAA
- the menF gene encoding isochorismate synthase MenF, with protein sequence MQQLTDLLGQIQKALDKPLPNRPGFHAVTLSVTLADAGLLLAWLAAQPAYPQFYWQHRQDDEEAAVCGQVCDFDTMAEAERFLQRYNTDNSVRIWGLNAFAKQVVAGKARTSFLFLPRVALLRQGDRLRVRVNLFSARSLSDDALQAQAFIGGLRPLAPLPQLQNRILGIRHCPTRQQWIALLHLALAEIQRGNLEKVVPARATTLSLDTPLRATTLMAASRAVNHHCYHFMLAFAPFQAFMGSSPERLYRRRLQALETEALAGTVAGHPDDARAAELADWLMNDRKNQCENMLVVDDICQRLHQAAQSLDVMPPEVVRLRRVQHLRRTIQATLRQASDSECQSLLQPTAAVAGLPRAAAREFLARHEPFQRGWYAGSAGYLSRQQAEFSVALRSANVMDNDLTLYAGAGIVAGSDPEQEWQELENKAAGLRSLLDDDIA encoded by the coding sequence GTGCAGCAACTCACTGACTTATTGGGGCAGATACAAAAGGCGCTCGACAAACCTTTGCCCAACCGGCCGGGTTTTCATGCCGTAACGCTGTCGGTGACGTTGGCTGATGCCGGATTATTGCTGGCGTGGCTGGCGGCCCAACCCGCCTACCCGCAATTTTACTGGCAGCACCGTCAGGATGACGAAGAGGCTGCGGTCTGCGGGCAGGTTTGTGATTTCGACACGATGGCGGAAGCCGAGCGTTTCCTGCAACGCTACAACACCGATAACAGTGTGCGGATCTGGGGATTGAACGCTTTTGCTAAGCAAGTTGTGGCGGGGAAAGCCCGAACCAGTTTCCTGTTCTTGCCGCGAGTCGCGCTGCTTAGGCAGGGCGATCGCCTGCGGGTGCGGGTCAATCTGTTTAGTGCGCGTTCGCTGTCTGACGATGCGCTTCAGGCTCAGGCGTTTATCGGCGGATTGCGCCCTCTGGCGCCGTTGCCGCAGCTGCAAAACCGTATTCTCGGTATTCGGCATTGCCCGACTCGTCAACAGTGGATAGCACTGCTCCATCTGGCATTAGCGGAGATTCAGCGCGGCAACCTGGAAAAGGTGGTTCCCGCGCGGGCCACCACGCTTAGCCTTGATACGCCGCTACGCGCCACGACATTGATGGCGGCCAGTCGGGCGGTAAATCACCACTGTTATCACTTTATGCTCGCATTCGCTCCGTTTCAGGCATTCATGGGATCCAGTCCCGAACGTCTCTATCGCCGGCGTCTGCAGGCGCTGGAAACCGAAGCGCTGGCCGGAACGGTCGCCGGGCATCCCGATGACGCCCGCGCCGCCGAACTGGCGGATTGGTTGATGAACGACCGCAAAAATCAGTGCGAAAATATGCTGGTGGTAGACGATATTTGTCAGCGACTGCATCAGGCGGCGCAGTCGCTGGATGTGATGCCGCCGGAGGTGGTGCGCCTGCGACGGGTGCAACATCTGCGGCGCACCATTCAGGCCACGCTGCGTCAGGCGAGCGATAGCGAATGTCAGTCGCTGTTACAGCCGACGGCCGCGGTAGCGGGGTTGCCGCGAGCGGCCGCCAGAGAATTTCTGGCCCGGCATGAGCCGTTTCAACGTGGATGGTACGCCGGCTCGGCCGGTTATCTTTCCCGCCAACAGGCCGAATTTAGCGTGGCATTGCGTTCCGCCAATGTGATGGATAATGACCTGACGCTGTATGCCGGCGCGGGCATCGTCGCGGGGTCGGATCCGGAGCAGGAGTGGCAAGAGCTGGAGAACAAGGCGGCTGGGCTGCGATCGTTGCTGGATGACGATATCGCCTAG
- the menD gene encoding 2-succinyl-5-enolpyruvyl-6-hydroxy-3-cyclohexene-1-carboxylic-acid synthase — MSTHVFNRHWANVLFETLSRQGVRHVCIAPGSRSTPLTLAAAEHPALICHTHFDERGLGHLALGLAKASGEPVALVVTSGTAAANLYPAVIEAGLTGERLVVLTADRPPELIDSGANQAIRQPGMFASHPSQVLTLPRPTPDIPACWLASAIDEAMNRLRHGALHINCPFAEPLYGKDDPLADQAWLQALGDWWREPHPWLQGRDATPQAAAQPDWTHWREQRGVVVVGRVPADQGLRIARWAQQLGWPLIGDVLSQTGQPLACADLWLTHPQAEELNQADIVVQLGASLTSKRLLQWLAAVRPAQYWLVDEMPGRLDPTWHKGRRLVADIGDWLTAHPSIERPLWARQADACARRIGQRVQQCFADDAFGEAQLAHRLPRLLPPDGQFFVGNSLTVRLVDALATLPAGYPVYSNRGASGIDGLISTLAGVQRANGRPTLAVIGDLSALYDVNALALLRQAPAPLVLVVVNNDGGQIFSLLPTPEQHRDAFYCMPQGVDFSHAAALFGLRYARAVDWDHVQAAVTAGWRQCGATLVEVVVEPKAGAEMMRRLLDGVPSW, encoded by the coding sequence ATGTCCACACATGTTTTTAACCGCCATTGGGCGAACGTGCTGTTTGAAACGCTGAGTCGGCAAGGCGTGCGTCATGTCTGTATTGCGCCGGGTTCGCGTTCTACGCCGTTGACCCTGGCGGCGGCGGAGCACCCGGCGCTGATTTGTCATACTCATTTCGACGAGCGCGGCTTGGGGCATCTGGCGCTCGGGCTGGCGAAGGCCTCCGGCGAGCCGGTTGCACTGGTGGTGACGTCCGGTACTGCGGCGGCAAACCTGTACCCGGCAGTGATTGAGGCCGGGTTAACCGGGGAGCGGCTGGTGGTACTGACGGCTGATCGCCCGCCGGAGTTGATCGACAGCGGCGCCAATCAGGCGATCCGCCAGCCCGGCATGTTTGCCTCTCATCCCTCGCAGGTATTAACCCTGCCGCGTCCTACACCGGATATTCCCGCCTGCTGGCTGGCATCCGCCATCGATGAGGCGATGAACCGGTTACGGCATGGCGCGCTGCACATCAACTGTCCATTCGCCGAACCCCTGTATGGTAAAGACGATCCGCTCGCGGATCAGGCATGGTTGCAGGCGTTGGGCGACTGGTGGCGTGAACCACACCCTTGGTTACAGGGGCGCGACGCGACGCCGCAGGCGGCAGCGCAACCGGACTGGACGCATTGGCGCGAGCAACGCGGCGTGGTGGTCGTGGGCCGGGTTCCGGCCGATCAAGGCTTGCGCATCGCCCGCTGGGCTCAGCAGTTGGGCTGGCCGTTGATTGGCGATGTCCTGTCGCAAACCGGCCAGCCGCTGGCCTGTGCTGATTTATGGCTGACGCACCCGCAGGCGGAAGAGCTGAATCAGGCCGATATCGTGGTGCAGTTGGGGGCAAGCCTGACGAGTAAGCGTCTGTTGCAGTGGCTGGCGGCGGTTCGCCCGGCGCAATACTGGCTGGTGGATGAGATGCCGGGGCGACTCGACCCGACATGGCATAAAGGGCGTCGACTGGTGGCGGATATCGGCGATTGGCTGACGGCGCATCCGTCGATCGAAAGGCCGCTCTGGGCCCGGCAGGCGGACGCCTGCGCCAGACGCATCGGCCAGCGCGTGCAGCAATGTTTTGCCGATGACGCATTCGGCGAAGCGCAACTGGCCCATCGCCTGCCGCGTCTGTTGCCGCCGGATGGGCAGTTTTTTGTCGGCAACAGTTTGACCGTGCGATTAGTGGATGCGCTGGCGACGTTGCCGGCCGGTTATCCGGTTTACAGTAACCGCGGCGCCAGCGGCATCGACGGGCTGATTTCGACGTTGGCCGGCGTACAACGCGCCAATGGCCGCCCGACGTTGGCGGTGATCGGCGATTTATCCGCGTTGTACGACGTGAACGCGCTGGCATTGCTGCGGCAGGCGCCGGCACCGCTGGTATTGGTGGTGGTGAATAACGACGGCGGTCAGATTTTTTCGCTGTTGCCGACCCCGGAGCAGCATCGCGATGCGTTCTACTGCATGCCGCAAGGGGTGGATTTCAGCCATGCCGCGGCGCTGTTCGGCCTGCGGTATGCCCGTGCCGTCGACTGGGATCATGTGCAGGCCGCCGTGACGGCCGGCTGGCGCCAGTGCGGCGCTACGCTGGTGGAAGTGGTGGTAGAGCCCAAAGCGGGCGCCGAGATGATGCGCCGGCTGCTGGATGGCGTCCCTTCATGGTGA
- the menH gene encoding 2-succinyl-6-hydroxy-2,4-cyclohexadiene-1-carboxylate synthase — MVMQGRQVGQARPGAPWLVILHGLLGSGDDWQPLLPHLADWPVLLVDLPGHGLSRDCRTDGFPDVSRQLNALLAQQGIETYWLMGYSLGGRIAMYHACHGDSSGLRGLLVEGGHPGLTTAAEREARALHDAGWAQRFRREPIGQVLADWYRQPVFADLSDAQRAALTERRAHNQGNAVADMLEATSLSRQPLLAEPLCRLNIPFGYLCGSLDNKFQALAARYRFRLLTVDGAGHNAHQANPAAFGARIREFVSHPAEE; from the coding sequence ATGGTGATGCAGGGGCGTCAGGTGGGGCAGGCGCGTCCGGGCGCTCCCTGGCTGGTGATCCTGCACGGTCTGCTGGGCAGCGGCGACGACTGGCAGCCGCTCCTGCCGCATCTTGCCGACTGGCCGGTGTTGCTGGTGGATTTGCCAGGGCACGGCCTTTCCCGCGATTGCCGCACCGACGGTTTTCCCGATGTGAGTCGCCAACTTAATGCGTTGCTGGCGCAACAAGGTATCGAAACCTATTGGCTGATGGGCTACTCGCTCGGCGGCCGCATCGCCATGTATCACGCCTGTCATGGCGACAGCAGCGGCCTGCGCGGTCTGCTGGTGGAAGGCGGACACCCCGGTTTGACGACGGCCGCTGAGCGCGAAGCGCGGGCGTTGCATGATGCGGGCTGGGCGCAACGTTTTCGCCGGGAACCCATCGGGCAGGTATTGGCCGACTGGTACCGCCAGCCGGTGTTCGCCGATCTTTCCGACGCGCAGCGCGCCGCGCTGACCGAACGCCGCGCGCATAATCAGGGCAATGCAGTGGCGGATATGCTGGAAGCCACTTCGCTATCCCGTCAGCCGTTGCTGGCGGAGCCGCTGTGCCGGCTCAACATTCCGTTCGGCTACCTGTGTGGTAGCCTCGATAACAAGTTTCAGGCGCTGGCCGCCCGGTACCGGTTTCGGCTACTGACGGTGGACGGCGCGGGTCATAACGCACATCAGGCGAATCCCGCGGCGTTCGGCGCCCGGATTCGCGAATTTGTTTCGCATCCCGCAGAGGAATAA
- the menB gene encoding 1,4-dihydroxy-2-naphthoyl-CoA synthase: protein MLYPSEELLYAPIAWHDCSGDFVDIHYHKSADGIAKITINRPQVRNAFRPQTVKEMIQALENARHDDGIGVIILTGAGEKAFCSGGDQKVRGDYGGYKDDSGVHHLNVLDFQRQIRTCPKPVVAMVAGYSIGGGHVLHMMCDLTIAAENAIFGQTGPRVGSFDGGWGASYMARIVGQKKAREIWFLCRQYDAQQALDMGLVNTVVPLAELERETVRWCREMLQNSPMALRCLKAALNADCDGQSGLQELAGNATMLFYMTEEGQEGRNAFNEKRQPDFSKFKRNP from the coding sequence ATGCTTTATCCGAGTGAAGAACTGCTTTACGCACCGATCGCATGGCACGATTGCAGCGGTGATTTTGTCGACATCCACTATCACAAATCTGCCGACGGTATTGCCAAAATCACCATCAATCGCCCTCAGGTGCGTAATGCGTTCCGCCCGCAAACCGTCAAAGAGATGATTCAGGCGCTGGAAAATGCCCGCCATGACGACGGCATCGGTGTGATTATTCTGACCGGCGCGGGCGAGAAAGCCTTCTGCTCCGGCGGCGATCAGAAAGTCCGCGGCGATTACGGCGGTTATAAAGACGACAGCGGCGTGCATCACCTCAACGTGCTGGATTTCCAGCGTCAGATCCGTACCTGCCCGAAACCGGTAGTGGCGATGGTGGCGGGGTATTCCATCGGCGGCGGCCATGTGCTGCACATGATGTGTGACCTGACCATTGCGGCGGAAAACGCCATTTTCGGTCAGACTGGCCCGCGCGTCGGTTCTTTTGACGGCGGTTGGGGCGCGTCCTATATGGCGCGTATCGTCGGCCAGAAAAAAGCACGCGAGATCTGGTTCCTGTGCCGCCAGTATGATGCGCAGCAGGCGCTGGATATGGGGCTGGTCAACACCGTGGTGCCGTTGGCTGAACTGGAGCGCGAAACCGTGCGTTGGTGTCGGGAAATGCTGCAAAACAGCCCGATGGCGCTGCGCTGCCTGAAAGCGGCGCTGAACGCGGATTGCGACGGTCAGTCTGGGCTGCAGGAACTGGCGGGCAACGCCACCATGCTGTTCTACATGACGGAAGAAGGGCAGGAAGGCCGTAATGCCTTTAATGAAAAACGTCAGCCCGACTTCAGTAAATTCAAACGGAATCCCTGA